GAAACAAATCTAATGAATGACAAACCAGAAAGAAAAATACATCATAACTATAATCACCAGACAAGAAATTACAAAATATGATTGACAATTAAAagtcttaattaaataaatcaatGACATAAACCACGTTAACAAATCTGATGAAAAATGGAACACTTAAAATCTCATTAAATTGAAGCATATAATATCAACCATGCTCAAACCAAAAACATTAGATAAGAACTAATTCATTTAAATTGAAATGGCTCAGAGTGTATTACAGCTCTATCAATCACGATTTGTCAGAAGCAGAACTGGCATAAGCTGAATAATTATCCTCACAGCCAATAACATGAGAATCTGAGTTAACCTAAAGTGTAAATCCAACAATAATTTatgataaattgaaaataaaaaccttaAACTTGGCTCATATTAAGAAATTCAACCATTTTTCCGTTATACTTCATGGACAGAATCTCAGAAGCGCGGATAAGATCTAATCATAGCCAACAATTAGGGTTTCGAAAaactaaaattaacaaaattgaaGTGTGGCGGGCAATTTTAGAGGCACAAACATTGAAAGGTTAAACCCCCACGTGAAAACCAGCCGATTTGAATTTTCGCCTCTATGACTAGCTTTGATTTTCATGGGTAGTATTCGAAAACAAGCTAAAGGTGTAGTGAGGCGAAATCGATTCaacgcaaaaaaaaaaaaaaaaaacagaagcagAATTGCAGAATACAAATAGGGGGAATGGGATTTGGCCATTGCTTTGACACAGAATTAGCCAAAATGAAAATGGGGCTAGACTGCAACACGAACGGCGGCGATCTAGCACGTGCATCGGGGCTTTCACGTCATTGAGAATTGAGATCTCGGAGAAGCCCGGGGTGTGCAGCGTGCGGAGAAACTAATTCGCCGGAAACCTAAACCTAAATTGATAATTTTGGGGGAAACATTTGGATCGGGAGGATATGTGGCTAACCCTAGATGGAGGTGGAGATGCGAATGAAGAAGGTGCTCGTGTGAATTTATAGGCTGTAGCGGTGCACCAAAACCCTAGAAACAAAACACATATGCacgttttttcttttctttattttttttttaaattaggaagattctaaaaaaaattgaaagaataaattaaaaaaaaaggttaatcgtctacttggcccctgtctttgtcttgccgtctgaaattagtccctctccgaaaaatttgcaaatctgggtcctctcgtttgcaataagtctggagcaggtcctcgacggagcccggagctccggcgagtgatgatttgacTTGCTGACTGGGTTAAGTATGTTGAcgtggattaaaaaaaaataaaataataaaattaaataacaagtcagaaatttaaatttaattacaaaaataaaatcaattaacaaaactaaccctagtttaattaataaaaattaaattaaattagaaacccaaatccaaaagaaaaacatGCTGCTGAAGTTAAACCCAAAAAAATCCAAATCCATATCTcagttcatcatcttcatcttctccaccacatcatcttcatccctcaACCTCTgtctcttcctttcttcctccACACACCTTCTCTGCGGATCTCTCCTTCTCCCCTTTTTTCTTTCTGGCAAAAtgtctctctctcactctcactgaACAAGAATATGCAATGGAAGGAGAATTGCAGAAAGCATTTCTGCACCAAACCCAGATGATGAAAACACCCCAAATGAACCAAAAACTGAAAGACAACAATGAAGGGAATAAAAAATGTGAAACCAAACCcaagacccaaaaaaaaaaaccttcactTTGATTCGCTGGTTTCTTCCAAATTAAATTGTGTTGTGAATAATGGGTTGTTTTCAGATTTTGGAAGAAACAATGGGGTTGTTGAAtgtggaagaggtttagaaAGAGGTTTCTTCTACTTTGAATCAGGACTTTCCACCAAACACCActgtctttcttcttctcctctatcttcttctcctcaAAGCAACTCTCTGTATTCCCCTGCTCCACCACACGTCACCGCCACCATTAACCTCAACCCCACCGCCACCATACCCACCCACTCCCCACCGCCACCCTTAACCCCAACCTCACCCCAATCGAAACCCAAACCACCCACTCCCCACCGTCAcccaaagaagaagatgaagggtgATGGAGGTTGGAGATAGAAGGAAAAACAGTGAAAGAAGAGCATGTGTGGATGAGGCAATCTTGAGTTTTGAGAAAGAGAACGAAAAATTGGGGGTGGGAAAGGGAGGAAGAAATAGGGATGGAAGAAGAGCATGGTTCTGGGTTTCTGATTTTCTAGGATATGGGTTTACTGAGAGAAATCCCAAATtgatttaggtttttttattttatttggggGGAATTGATTTTTTAGTCAGATCAGGTTAGATTTGTTAATAGAGATTAATATTTGGACATTGATTGGGAATAGTTAGCtattagggttaattaggaaattttaattaattaaaactgatttgtatttattttttatttttttattttttttccttgacacgtcagcctcatttatccagtcaacaagccaaatcatcactcgccggagctccgggctccggcgagtaCCTGCTCCAAACTTATTGCAAACAAGAGGACTCAGATTTACAAATTTTtccgggagggactaatttcagacggcgagacagaGACAAGGGCcaagtatataatttttttttctttactgatATTAGGATCCCTCTAATATGCACAAGGATTTCCTTGTGTAACTTTGCACAACCAAAGGAGTTGTACTTTTTACCCTTACTCGAAAATTTAATCTCATCTTTATCCTTTCCAtcaacttcatcatcttcaacccaaacAACCCAGATTCATCCCCACCCAAATCcagattgaaaaaaaaacctaatttcaTCCCCACCCACAAACACCTAAACGCCGTTGCAGCCACCGTTTCCTCGCTGCGCCAAGTTCGCTGGAGAGGCTCCCATCCCACAACCACCTTGCCTTTGTAGGATCCAAACCAGAAAAATCCACCATTATAAATCCCAGATCCAACAGCAGAAAGAAGATGGAGGCACCGAGACCACCATTTTGTTGTTGCTTCTACATTTTCTGGGTTGGTTCTCGTTTCTAGGGTTCCGGAATTTGGAATTTTCTGGATTTTTTTGTGGTTAGGGTGGGTTGGCTCAGTgtgggtggcggtggtggcttggCGGTTGTTACTGGTGTGGGTTGTGGGTGGGTTCGGTGGGGTCAGGTGTTGCTGGGTTCTGGGGTTAGGTTTCTGGGTTGGGGTTGGGTTTCAGCGGGGGctctgggtggtggtggtgtttggTGGGGATGGGTGAGGTTGCTGGTGGTGGCGAAAAATTGGAACTTTGGCAGATTAAAAAGGCGTGGGAAATTTTTGGTGATGGGTGGTGGGGTTTGAGTTGCGGAGAAAGGGGAGTTTTCAGAATCTGGTGTGGGGTTTGTGGATGTGGGTATGGtgggttgatgatgatgatgatgatgaaggagaagaagaagatgaatggtgatgatgaagatgaaatgtGTATGTTTGGTGGGGTTTGTGGTGATGATGATTTTGTGTATGTTTGGTGGGACGGTGCTTTGATGAAGATGGTGTGGTTCTTTTATGATGATaatgtttttcttaatttggaTTTGGGTGTGGGATGAATCTGGGTTGCTTTtggttgaagatgatgggaaGGATACAGATGGAATTAATTTTTGGAGCAGGGGTAAAAGAGACAATTTTATGGTTGTGCAAAGTTACACAAGCAAAAAACTTGTGTATATTAGGGGATCCCTAATATGTATtatgtcattttttttacaGCACTAcactaaaattataaatatattatatatgtcaATTTTTTAATACTTTTCAACTTTTAACCTTATTTCTACTATAGTTTACAATCGCGGTAACTAACTTTTACTTAGTCATCTTCaaattttttagtattttaattttttagataAGTTTAAAGTGTCTTTTTACATTTACGTGAAAGTGAAAGTATAGGTAGAGTATGATCAATTTTTACTTTTGCTAATTAAGAGTCCTAAGTTTTCTTAGATGTCACAACACTTCAATTTTGGTCATTCTCAAGTATCACTGCCCCATTTCTTTGAGAGGGTAGCGGCTCTCCAACCCAAAGAGGCAGACACATCTTCTGGCAGTCGATGAGTTTAGGAGCATCCATCTTCATGGCGAAGACCCATGACGGAGATAATAAAGCTTAAATTTTGATGCCTCCTGAATTAGCTTTTCGAACATCGTCAAAATGGGAGTCATAGCTCAAAATCATGAAGGACAAGTTATGGCAGCAGCGACGCTTCATCTAGTGGCAACACCGTCCGCATTGGTGGTTGAGGCATGGAATCGTCCCAGACTTTGatcttcttatttattttatgttattaaggATTGCAAGAACCTTTGTTTACATTTCAGttcgttttcgttttcttttgtGCGTAGAGGCGGTAATCAGGTTGCTAATTATCTTGCCAAGAACGCTATGTTTTTTCCTAGTGTCGTTTGGATCGAGGTGACCCCCTTGGTTGTATCCTCTCTGCTTGCTTATGATGTAATGACCTCTGACCCTATTTAGTTCCCATAATAATATTTAgcaattctttttaaaaaaagtaaagatCATACCTGTGCAACTCTGCCTAATAATAGTATTATCTTCTGAAcgtaaaatcaatttttttacacaataatAAGTAATAGATAAATCgtaaagagtttttttttaaagcataaATAGTTGTCTAACTGATCATTAGGAAACTTGAATCGAATCAAACTAGTATTGAGTGAgcaataatatttaatataaatataaataaaaaatctacttattttaaatatcattAGTACAccgttaaaaaaaatattaactcaAAGTTTTTTCTTAGGTGTTTCGAACATTTAAATAAAGcacaaattataaattttttttgtttacaagATGAAAATGCAAATCATAAAGTTTGgaaagttttttatttcttgtttgGCACGAAGGAGCTTGTAATTTTCAATAGCACCGTCATTGGGCTCTAGACCCTTCTTTCCGCTCCGGAAAAACGAACAACCCTTCTCATCTCTCAACAACCTTCACTGCGGCGGAGGAGACAACGGAAGAACATGGCAGCTCAATTGTCAGCGGCGGCAACCTCCGCCCGCTCTTCTTTTCTCGGTTTTCCTTCCTCTCCTCCTTCCCTAAGGTAGCGTAACAATTCTCCTTCCTTCCTTGCTTTTTCACACCCCTTGTTGTTATCGACTGTTTGGATTATTTGTTTCGTGGGGACCAATGTTTGTAACCCTACTGTTTTGgattttctttgtaaaatgaGCGCTTGATCAATCATTCAATCctcatcattttattttttcatttttgatttaTGAATTTTGGATGTCTCGAGAATCTTGTTTTTATTCTCAGAAGTACTATGGGCAGGGTGATGATTGATAGAGTTAAATTTTATAATCATGGTTACCTTATAATCAATTAGTTAATGTGATTGTTATCTTGGCCACTGCTCATGCTTGTTGGTATCCCTATAGTCCTCGGGATAGAGCTTAGGCGTGGTGACATTATCAGATTATCTGATATGttcatttttaatttgaaattatgTAGCATGATCTTTTGTCTCAGTTTGTTGGGGAGGAAGATTTGATGGGTCTTACTCTACTTTAGactaaattttgaatttcagtgTTTACTCATTAGGTACTCCACAGATTATAATAGAATAGACTTCGCAACACCGAGTAAATTGAAAATCAGCACATTAACTTATCAATTGGAGCATACAAGAAGGGACTTTGTAATGCTAAGGACTTTGTAAATTAGGGCACATGTTAAGCTCTTTTTGTAGCTATTTAAAAGTGTTGTAGAGTCAGTTTTTGTTTAATGTATAGATGTTTGAGTCATGCCCCAGAGTAgatgagtttgttgttgttattacaTGCTCTCTATTGCTTCTCCATTTGTTTTTAGAACTCACAATTTCCTTGTATTTGGTTTTTAATTAGGAAcaaagatttgattccattaaGGCGCTTTACCACCTTCCAGGGAAAAAATCCTGCTATCGTTGCTTGTGCAAGCAATTCTCCCAGTAAGCTAACATCTTTGCTCCCCagcatttttttaatgatttaccATGCGATTTTAAGTTTGGTAATTGcactaattttattttagttaaactTTAGATCTTTTCTAAATATTTGCCCCAAGAATAATGAAATGGGAGGACATTTGAGACTCATACGTTGATTTTAGCTTATCTGCTCATAACATTTTGCTTAATTCAGTGCTAAAACATCAATGCCTTTATACTCCATGTCATCTATTTGCAACACATTTTTTCAATTAACATGTGTTGTTTAGTTGGAGTGCTTAAATATTATCTCTAGCTTTTAACCCTCAAGTTATTTATTTCAGGGAGATCAGCTACTAGACTCGCATCTGTTTCATCTCCACTTCTTACTGATAATCAAGCTCACCTCTCACTCAGAGTTCTTATGTCTAGGAGACGAAATTCTGATATCCGCGGACAAGCTTACATATATCATTGGTCTGGCTTCCGTATCCCTGCAAATTCTGAGAAGCCAGAATGGTGGTGGAGGACTTTATCATGCATTCCCTATCTAATAGCATTGCAGATGTCTGCAACTGGGTTTTATCTAGAACCTTTACTTGACAAATCTCGAATTTTTAGGAGTTTGCTTTTTTATATTCCAGGAGTCTACAACCGATTACCACAATGGTTTCCCATGCTATACTGCTATCTGGCTATTGTAATAGTGGTAAAAAATAAGGACTTCCCCATTCTATTTAGGTTCCATGTAATGATGGGAATGCTATTGGAAATTGCTATGCAGATAGTATGGGTTACAAGCAATTTCATGCCACTTATACACTTCAAGGGAACGTTGGGGATGTATTACTGGGCTGGCGTGGCGGTCGCATATATTGTCATGATGATGCACTGCATAAGGTGTGCTCTTCTGGGTACGTTTGTGAAGATCCCTCTTCTTAGTGAATCAGCTTTCCTTCATTCTCTGTTTAGTTTAGGAGGATTCCAACGGCCTTTTTAGGATTTTTTGAGGAGTATGTGTAATGTGTAATATCTTGGGACTTCCTTATACCACATAAAGAGTAAAGGGATGTGCTTAGTTAAAATTCTATTGTTTCTCTTATTACTTAGACTTG
This portion of the Lotus japonicus ecotype B-129 chromosome 3, LjGifu_v1.2 genome encodes:
- the LOC130746751 gene encoding protein TIC 20-IV, chloroplastic; amino-acid sequence: MAAQLSAAATSARSSFLGFPSSPPSLRNKDLIPLRRFTTFQGKNPAIVACASNSPRRSATRLASVSSPLLTDNQAHLSLRVLMSRRRNSDIRGQAYIYHWSGFRIPANSEKPEWWWRTLSCIPYLIALQMSATGFYLEPLLDKSRIFRSLLFYIPGVYNRLPQWFPMLYCYLAIVIVVKNKDFPILFRFHVMMGMLLEIAMQIVWVTSNFMPLIHFKGTLGMYYWAGVAVAYIVMMMHCIRCALLGTFVKIPLLSESAFLHSLFSLGGFQRPF